The nucleotide window gaatgtcgttccgcttagctccgcctagcttcactcacatccatctgggacctcttccattgagagtgatttctccaaccaactttatggtttagccaatcaggacgcagggcgggagtttcatagatgtgacatagcgtagaagcgactgtgagtctgttattagcatcacgggttggcttcgatgtgagtggttgaagtagcacgtcaatagatgacggacaagtggcttattcaatcatatgcaagcattttttgattaggcccagccttctgaagcaacacttcaatggatcggttccagatggatgagtggagctaggcggagcgaaattcatctggctattgccaggttaggtTATTGCACCCAAGTGACGTGATCTGAATGTCACTTTTGTAAAGTCACTGGTTGCATTCGGTTTGTATTTTTGGCTTAGAGTAAGCAGTGCAAACCCTAGAACAATCCGATAAGGGTCACTACCAACTTCCCTCAGTTGATGCTAGTACTTTTTCAAAGACAAAGTAAAAAAGACATGCATTTATAATTCGGCTGTGTCCACAAAATATTCAAATTTGATAATATTGATCCCACAGATACTtgttgcaaacttgatttttgTTACTTCTCAGCATCCAAATACACTACTTCACCAAAAGAAGTTACCAACTACCAACCATCTTTCATCCAGTATTGTTTTCCAGCCCTGTCCCTTGCATACAGAGATTTGTCTAGATTCTCGGAATGTAATTGTAATGATATTCTTTACAATACATGACAACCCCAATTTTTTTGTAAAATACGTTGAGGACCTTTTTCCTAAATTGTTCCATTTTTGCCACACAGTACAATACCTGCTCATCTTTACTTATGAGCTTTGAAGATCATTTGAGACAGCATCCAAACTTTTTTGGAAAAAGGATTATAATACAAAAATAACGATAAACCAaataatgtttcttttttttgtaacagaATGGCGAGCTAGCGGATCGTGAGGAGATATTTGTTGAATATGACAAAAAAGTGTCACTGATTACAAATTGCTTAGAATGATGGATGGTACCTTTGAATAAGTGTAATTGGCatgcataaaaaaataaataattttgatGAATAgtcatggatagcatggaatgCCATGGATAACACTGGCAGTCTGGATTATTTCAGGATGTTTCATGATGTTTCAAATTCCAGGTTGACAATGCCAGGAACCATTTGCCTCAGACTGTGAAGAATGGATCAGGGAGAATGAAGAATCATCTCCACAGATAAATTGCATTCGAATATGCAAAGTATCTCATTAACTATGCGCAATACAAAAATGTCCCAAGCAGAAATTAATTCTACATGAAAAAGTACTTTAGAAACAACTAAGAAAAGTTTGGTAGTGCCCATTATCGGACTGTTATAGGTTTTGCCCTGTCTAGAAAGGTTCCTACAGAGCATGAATGACACGCACTATTAAGTAATCTTAAAAACTCTTCAGATTCTCTAAATGTTTGTAGGTGCTTTAATGCTTCATTTCACATCTCCTTTTGTATAGGGTACGTTGAAGCATCCTTTAAGAAAGGAAAGGTGATAGTGACTGCCAACAATTCTCTGTACCAGGTAACAAAAAAACGATCAAGGTGGAATACGTCAATAAGACTCACCTTATGTACTGTAAGTAGAGTCAGATTCTTTTAAAGCAAAACTCTcaccaaaatgcaacctagggtctctTTTTGTACTGTAGACAcaaagtttactaaaaagaaaggttttgaacaactcactacttgactggcaagatggcggcgagcGGAAAAAACAACAGATTTGACTAAAATATGGTCAATCTTAAAGGTGGCGCTTACGTCATAATTATGCTTTTAGAcactaggttgcattttggcgagagttttGCTTTGAAACAGTAGTTGTTTTTTCCTAAATCCTCTTGATTCATCCTCATATCCTTTCTTTGACCTCATGAACATCTCATTGAAATCAAAGGAaaattagtgaaaaaaaatgctAGGATAGAAAATCCGACCGTGCTGGCATGTTCTGGGCGGGGGGTCACACCAGGCTGAGCTGCTGGCTGGCTGAACTCCTGGGCAGCAGGGCCACCTGTGTGAGTGGACACCCGCTCTGGCTTATGGAGCCGTGGTGCAGGCCAGGAGTGCCGTTGAACTTCTGCTTCAGTCTCCACCGGCGCCACTTCCTCTGGATCTCATACTGTACCTGTGGAGTCATAGGAAATGAACAGAGTATGCACCACTTTTTCACATTCTCAATTACTAAGCCATTACGTAATGCAACCTTATGCTTTACTGCTTTTTCACATTCTCTGACCGTTATGAGTATGTGCTGCAGCAAAGTGTTTGCCATTTTGTTAATCTTACTATAACACAATTGTTATTGACTTTAGTGCTTTGGAGCTGTTTCGGAGGCTGAACAGTCCAGTTATGTATGGTTTCAGGTGATGTAATTGACTGTTCAGAGGAGTCTTACACTGTATGCCAGTATAACTACtgcataaaattaaaataaacaacCGTCATTGTCATGTCAAGAGCAAACTACAAACAAGAAAAATGGAAAATACTTAACTTATATTTAAGTTATAAATAGTTTCGAACACATTTCAGACACCTTTATAAAACATACCTCTCCATTCAGGAAACAGTAGAGAACTGCCACTACAAAGCCCTTGAAGAGAAAAGCGGAAAAATATTGAGGTGTGTAAGCATTTGAAGTGTTAGAAAGGTTGGAAGGAAGGAACTGTTAGCTGTCATTACCTGTGTTGAGGCGAGTGCCAATTCTGTGAAGTTCCATATTATGTAAATTAAACCGTCTACTTTGTGTGGTAGGAATGCAAAGAGAATATAATACAGTCCAAAGAGGGCCACCAGGAGAAATGTGGACTTGGCAAGCCTCCTagaaaacacataaacacgAAGGTCCATAAACATTACattcaatacattcataaacAACAGATGTCGGAAAGACATAGATAAAAGGAGAAGAACTTACTGCAATTTTGCAATTCACCAAGAGATGCATTTTTATAGCAGCATCTTATATAGCATTTTGACATTCCAAGTATTAAAATCCCCTGTTATACAATTCAATTATTACTTATTTTCAGTTATTAAGATTAGTTGTATTTTGTTATAACATTTTATATGTTGGTTAAGATTACAATGGTGGCATAAAATGCAGCACAAAAGAATGGCATAAAATAATACTCTTGTGTtctatttattaatttctgattGGACGAGAGGCATTCCATGAGTCATCATGACACGAGTGGCCATGTGACAGGACATCCCCACTTAAGACTTTTTACCGCTAGTAATCACTCCACATATTGCATTGAATTATCCAACATGAAcattccattcattcaaagcgaGAGAACAGCGATTTCATAACGTCACCCTTGAGTGAGAAAAATGCAAAGTAGGTGGCTAGCAGATAGGTCGTACATGAGCTTTTTTGGTTACAAAACCTGAGCTTGGAATGTAATTGCCTCGTACCTACAGCCGAAATACAGCTGTGGCGATGTCCTTCACCAACCCCACTCCCACCCGTGTTGTATTGCTTAAATATATCACAACGATGTGGTGAACAGACTTAATGAACTTACTTGTACTGACTGAATTCATTTCCGTGAACATCAGACATCCTCAATTTGCCAACCAGTATTCTTATGATGTTCAGGAAAAAGAACAGGTTTGCCTGTAGATTGAACAGGTTATACTCATTTATGGGGACACAACAGATTTATCAACACAAGCGTGGATACAAATCCAATGCTTATGTAATTGAGGCAGTATATGCCCATAATACCATTGCAACATTACTTACTACAATAAATAGGAGGACGGGAACTCTGAGAATCCACCATATCCAGTCACTATCCCTGGTCTCCCAACACCTTTCATATAAAGATAGAGTTTTGTAAATTACCAGTACTACATTTAGATTAGTAATATGTGGTTGGTGTTCTTTATTTCAACTTACCCTTCGTTCTCATAAAAATACTTTGCCAAGCCCCAGGTTCCTACTATAACTACTGGTATACCTATCAAAACAAGAACAGATCAATTTCAAGGTATGTGTCTATATAGCTTTCTACATTCCCATCAAGTGGTCATAATCAAACTCTGAACTTGATTCAAAGGGTTTCGATGGAGAAAGAGGATAAGCATTTAACTTAAATAGTACACAGGGCCACCATTTTGTACTCACCCCACCCAAGGAAAACATAACACCAGAAGTACTTCCTCCCGGAGAAGAAGGACACGCTGACCAGGGTGTGGAGGTAGTGTCCCTCCACGAGTAGCCAGCTGTAGTTAGCCATGATGCAGTAGTGTGAAACCAACAGCACCAGCTTGCACGGTaactgagaggagagaggtacTAGATAAGGCTGCTTTTGTGGTGGTTAGTAAATGTAGCTAGCTGTTATTTAACACCCATTGATGTCCAGACAATATTGGAAATATTTTGGTACACATGTCAAACAATTTGATGGTGCAAAGTGGACAAAATATGTTGGAGATGGTGAATTGGATGGTGTTATGTGTAACAGATGACCAAGAGATTGGCATAAAAATAGTACTTTTAAAGAGGAATTCCATCAGATTTTGGCAAGATAGTTTGCTTACTGTAGGCTTGCCAATGTCTGTTTTAAAAAGACAATGTGTCAATGCATTTTGTAAATTGTATGTAGTAGACACAGCGTACTGAATAGGAGCCACATTGGTAGATGGCTTCACTGGAGAAGAGCACGGAATCTTTGATGAAAATAAAGGCTGCTCGGAAGATGAAGGAGAAAAAGAGTTGGATGTGGATGTAGTTCCTGGTGCAGTGCAgtttcctgagagagagagagagagagagaggaaattatGATGAGAGAAggtatctgcgtgtgtgtgtgtgagtgagtttagAGTATAGAAAGTAACAATGACGTCATACATATGAAAAATGCTAACTCACGGGAACAGACAGAGGATGGCAATGGCGATGACTAAACAGATGAGAGAGACCGCATAGCCAGCGGTGTACATGGCCTTCACATAGGGCAGATATGAATGGAACTGTGGAGTctacggaggaggaggaggcaatTAATATCAGGTCAGCAGCTGCAGCTATGATGCAGTGTTATTCACATGTACAACTGCATGTGTCTTCATGCGTATGcaaagacaaagagacagagagcgtcTATCAAACCAATTTTTAATCACAAGGgcgtgtgtaagtgtaagtcAGAACATAATTGTTATATTGACCAAGGGCAAGTTGTTGACGTGACCTTTTGCATTACACTTTTCTCCAGGTCATTTCTTCAGGTATCACTATACAGGCCATTACTCTATCCAAAAACATTCCTGTTGATGCAGTAGTTGTGCAATACTGTTGCATTTCGAAACAGGGAAAGAGCAGTGAGTTTAAAAATCCCCACAATCAGAACCATTGGAGACATTCAAAACAGCgatcaattattattattattattattattttgtttcttttgtttcCTTCTTTATTGTGACAAGCCACATCTGCAATCAGTTTGTACAACTACCTGTTCAACTTGCCATTGTCCTTCAAATCTTCAGTTAACTACAGTAACTCCACTCCTGTTTGGGGCTCATGTCTGACACACAGTCTACCACAACCATCTGATTAGTGCAAGATCCACAAGCTcccaactgtttttttttttttcagtttttcagtTCTATTTGAAATGTAACAACTGTATAAATGAGCTCATAATACATTTTTAGGATCCTTGAGAACCATGAAACAGTTTAACGAGTTCACTTAAATGTTGCAGGTTAAGCCCTCTGTTGGACTGCTACCAGAATGAGACCATCAATCAAGGTAAGAAGCCAGATTGAATTTTAGTGGCATTTTTTAGATAGCTAGCTTGAGTATATGGCTTAATGGGGGCTTGTTGGTATAACCACTAtgcaagtggtgtgatcctaggaatgtcaccgttctctcaaagtcctgctcgcctcatctagaacatctagcgatcgtctgttgacccttctacctgccccttgtagtactctgcagagagtagtgcgctcagctgaacgtactataagaactcaactccctgctctacaagatgtCTATTCCAGAAGactactcctaagagcccaaaagattctgaaggactcttctcatcctaacaatggattattcctaccgctgaaatcaagaagacgcctatgtagtcacaaagccagaactgagagactcaggagaagtcacacacacacatgactttacagaccttttttatttacatccctctcctatgctacattattttgatttttatttattttcttttttttcatcacatccccaaaaaacacacacacacacacatctgactttctccaacttttgcacatctccatagaactttttatttattatttttgatttctcctccatctatctacccatgtccatTATTTTGATTGCCTAGCCATATTCTGTGTTGGTGTCatccccccccaatcccaatagcccttgagccgtggatcccCACCTTGGTAAGGGTGTTTCTTGTTGCagccccccccaatcccaatcctccccacctttcttatgcagccctaatctactaaacccctcttctactgcactttttaccccacccccataaatgcacaaataggctgacaccagacataatttcactgcatttattacttccagtaactatatgcatgtgacaataaacttcctgtatccttgtatccttgtatgttaATGAATTGCATAGATAAATTATTTGTTATCATTTATTTGTCCTTTATGAAAGATTGttaccacacacatatacatgccaAACTCTCAGTAAAGATTTACCTCACTGAAGAAGGTAAAGGACTCATTCATGGATATGTCACAAGCAAGTTCGTGCGGAGGAAAGGCCTCGGACCATCCCTGCTCGGTGCAGTTCCTGTAGATAATCCCTAGAGCAACAAGTCAGCAACGATACAAGACCGTTCCAGTGTGTGTCAATTACGGCatgaacaaaaataaacaaagatttGTATAATAAGTTATCAATCCAAATACTCCAGGGTCCCATGAGACCACTTCACCACATAATATACCCAAATAAGGAAGATTCTGCATCTAAATTAGATTACCCTTATTTTCCCATTTAAGAAGTCTATGAGACTGCTAACCACACCATCAATCTCTTTAAGAGTGTTTTGAAAGCAGTAGGCCTGCACAGAACATGAACAACTCAAATATGTCCTTAGTGTGTCTTCTTCAAAGTCCTTCTCTGAGATGCTGACATCAACTGAACTCTTATTTTCAATGAGACTTGCTGCCACCAATATGTTTGTGCAAAATGTGCATGTCGAGCCCAGAGTGGCAACCAGTCTTGTAGCTCCCATGTCTAAATAGGCATAAATACTGTGCTGCACATGTCAAACAATTCTTGGTGAAGTGGTGTGAGACTCTGGCAGTCAACCAGACAGTGATATTTGTTTTGAGGAGAATTTCTTACCCTGTGTTTTGAGGAATGCTGGACAAGGTTGTGATATAGTCTGACCAATCTGAGATGGTGGCCAACAGTTCAGGTCATCCCACCAAACTGGGCAATCTAGTGGACACCAAAATAATAGATAAAGAAGAGATAAAAAAGATGCCATCCTGATTTCTATTTTATATGTACTGATGAGTTTATCAGCTCACAAATGGCAATATTTGTCATGGTAAAAAAatagagaaagttttttttttgtgcaaatTAATTATATTTCTATCTAAGCTACCTGGTTGAATTCCTGTCAGGTTAAATGCAAGCAAGTCATTGCAGGTTTCCTCTTCTTTTATGTGGACGTCCGGAGGCTCACATTCAAATGTATGGATCTTGATACCAAACAAAACATTACTTTT belongs to Alosa alosa isolate M-15738 ecotype Scorff River chromosome 23, AALO_Geno_1.1, whole genome shotgun sequence and includes:
- the LOC125288820 gene encoding secretin receptor; the protein is MRVILLGIVFALFTIKIHTFECEPPDVHIKEEETCNDLLAFNLTGIQPDCPVWWDDLNCWPPSQIGQTISQPCPAFLKTQGIIYRNCTEQGWSEAFPPHELACDISMNESFTFFSETPQFHSYLPYVKAMYTAGYAVSLICLVIAIAILCLFPKLHCTRNYIHIQLFFSFIFRAAFIFIKDSVLFSSEAIYQCGSYSLPCKLVLLVSHYCIMANYSWLLVEGHYLHTLVSVSFFSGRKYFWCYVFLGWGIPVVIVGTWGLAKYFYENEGCWETRDSDWIWWILRVPVLLFIVANLFFFLNIIRILVGKLRMSDVHGNEFSQYKRLAKSTFLLVALFGLYYILFAFLPHKVDGLIYIIWNFTELALASTQGFVVAVLYCFLNGEVQYEIQRKWRRWRLKQKFNGTPGLHHGSISQSGCPLTQVALLPRSSASQQLSLV